A genomic stretch from Schistosoma haematobium chromosome 4, whole genome shotgun sequence includes:
- a CDS encoding hypothetical protein (EggNog:ENOG410V4KF~COG:W) — MDAIPTLHPSPWSVKSAGASLHTSPVRRFKDSVGSKYASPRTSQQEFSPIFTRKCKFRSVNTINLYQESKPSKVSEILNAFTGVMTKQSLGNAHRTKDTSINSTNKPSHKNSTNIIMSLPTMYDDDHYNNDQFGHLDLYKGHLYENPLIISDWNDSSFGQAWSWFKERRRVTSVSLIASPTFITLPCQNILVGNAIDNSSPKISLF, encoded by the exons ATGGATGCTATACCAACATTGCACCCATCACCTTGGTCTGTTAAGTCTGCTGGAGCAAGTCTACACACAAGTCCTGTTCGACGATTCAAGGATAGTGTAGGGAGTAAATATGCGAGTCCGCGGACCAGTCAGCAAGAATTCTCACCTATATTCACCCGTAAATGTAAATTTAGATCtgtaaatacaataaatttgtATCAGGAATCGAAACCATCAAAGGTCTCAGAAATTCTTAATGCATTTACAGGTGTGATGACGAAACAGTCTTTAGGTAATGCTCATCGAACAAAAGATACTTCTATAAATTCTACGAATAAACCAAGTCATAAAAACTCTACTAATATTATAATGTCACTTCCAACTATGTATGACGATGATCACTATAACAATGACCAGTTTGGACATCTTGATTTATACAAAG GTCATTTATATGAAAATCCCCTCATAATATCTGATTGGAACGATAGTTCGTTTGGACAAGCATGGTCTTGGTTCAAGGAAAGAAGACGAGTTACTTCAGTTAGCCTAATTGCTAGTCCAACATTTATCACACTCCCTTGTCAAAATATCCTTGTTGGTAATGCAATTGATAATTCTAGTCCCAAAATTTCACTTTTTTAA